From the Candidatus Binatia bacterium genome, one window contains:
- a CDS encoding SGNH/GDSL hydrolase family protein has protein sequence MAVAQQGNNRTWLTRAGLLLLGMALGLGAAEAVLQLGAHLQANSRRPIHAPLMHTRRVRILALGDSNTFGLWIEREAAYPKLTETLWNERAGQSRIEVFNLGYPGTNSSQVLAAFDHYMAAFKPDFVTLMIGANDAWTLPVTSTATGEHAISRHLQRWLWAHSRLYRLLYMLWRARENSRLEVTMVSDPANVASGSGVARFGEHEFELGHKMAPAGVPDWMKRVEANLRAIIAAARWWNIPLILMTYPSGSFIYGAANDVVRKVARSTGTPLVDVTDDFAQTCPEWSCDELFPDQHPTEKGHRRVAEALVAFFRQSLGDTH, from the coding sequence ATGGCGGTAGCACAGCAAGGTAACAATCGTACTTGGCTAACCCGCGCCGGCCTGCTCCTGCTGGGGATGGCGCTCGGACTCGGCGCCGCGGAAGCAGTCCTGCAACTCGGAGCGCATCTCCAAGCAAATTCCCGGCGACCGATCCATGCACCGCTGATGCACACTCGCAGGGTGCGCATTCTTGCCCTCGGCGATTCGAATACCTTCGGGCTGTGGATCGAACGGGAAGCTGCCTACCCGAAACTCACGGAAACGCTTTGGAACGAACGAGCAGGGCAGTCGCGCATCGAAGTATTCAACCTTGGGTATCCGGGAACAAATTCGTCGCAAGTGCTCGCCGCCTTTGACCACTACATGGCCGCATTCAAACCCGACTTCGTCACTCTCATGATCGGCGCCAACGACGCCTGGACCCTGCCGGTGACATCTACGGCGACGGGAGAGCACGCCATCTCCCGCCACCTTCAACGGTGGCTTTGGGCGCACTCCCGGCTCTATCGGCTGCTTTACATGCTCTGGCGTGCACGGGAAAACTCCCGGCTCGAGGTGACGATGGTCTCGGATCCCGCCAACGTCGCTTCCGGCTCGGGCGTGGCACGCTTTGGTGAGCATGAGTTTGAACTCGGCCACAAGATGGCACCAGCAGGTGTGCCAGACTGGATGAAGAGAGTGGAGGCGAACCTCCGAGCCATTATCGCAGCAGCCCGGTGGTGGAACATCCCGCTGATCCTCATGACCTACCCTTCGGGGTCCTTCATCTACGGGGCCGCCAACGACGTCGTGCGCAAGGTCGCCCGGTCGACCGGCACTCCGTTGGTCGACGTCACTGACGACTTCGCGCAGACTTGCCCGGAATGGAGCTGCGACGAACTTTTCCCTGACCAACACCCAACCGAAAAAGGGCACCGCCGCGTGGCGGAGGCTTTGGTGGCTTTCTTCCGACAATCTCTCGGTGACACCCACTGA
- a CDS encoding LLM class F420-dependent oxidoreductase, whose protein sequence is MHIGVPLFLLRPQRMATIAAHAEALGFESVWLPEHVVFPPEIRSRYPYSETGAPVRTDMPLLDPLVLLAHVAAKTERIRLGTNVYLPALRHPIVSARMIVTLDVLSRGRLSLGVGAGWLEEEFTALGVDFASRGARLRECVRAWRVLWQEKTPSFSGRFFSFGPVMFEPKPMQRPGPPILFGGETEAALERAAELGDGWYGVRHTPESARTQVERLRALLAKRGRSIENFEITVSAGPIDRKEADLFAAVGVTRLVVLPWRHDREAEAALEALAQQLGLCPS, encoded by the coding sequence GTGCACATTGGGGTTCCGCTTTTTTTACTGCGGCCACAACGAATGGCCACCATTGCCGCGCACGCAGAGGCGCTAGGGTTCGAGTCGGTATGGCTGCCCGAGCACGTTGTTTTTCCTCCTGAGATCCGCAGCCGCTATCCGTACTCGGAAACTGGGGCACCGGTGCGAACCGACATGCCGCTGTTGGATCCGCTGGTATTGCTCGCCCATGTGGCGGCCAAAACCGAGCGCATTCGCCTGGGCACCAACGTGTACTTGCCCGCGTTGCGCCACCCAATCGTCAGTGCACGGATGATTGTCACTTTAGATGTGCTCTCCCGCGGGCGCCTCTCACTCGGGGTCGGTGCCGGATGGCTCGAGGAAGAGTTCACCGCGTTGGGAGTCGACTTTGCCTCGCGCGGCGCGCGCTTGCGCGAATGTGTGCGCGCCTGGCGCGTGTTGTGGCAGGAGAAAACGCCGTCGTTCTCCGGCCGGTTTTTTTCTTTTGGGCCGGTCATGTTTGAGCCGAAGCCGATGCAGCGCCCTGGTCCGCCCATTCTCTTCGGTGGGGAAACGGAAGCTGCTCTCGAACGGGCTGCCGAACTAGGCGACGGCTGGTACGGCGTGCGGCACACTCCGGAAAGTGCACGCACCCAGGTCGAACGGCTGCGCGCACTGCTGGCAAAACGAGGCCGCAGTATTGAGAATTTTGAGATCACGGTCAGTGCCGGCCCGATCGATCGGAAAGAAGCGGATCTCTTCGCTGCTGTTGGCGTCACTCGCTTGGTCGTTTTGCCTTGGCGCCACGACCGTGAGGCCGAGGCTGCCCTCGAAGCCCTGGCACAACAGCTCGGATTGTGCCCCTCGTAG
- a CDS encoding BCAM0308 family protein gives MGSTKGLIRAMNKKGSRKTKKPPVAVKLPPPPDPSCCERCGALYTKQAWRRAGERSHTLLQKVNWTVCPACKQAERGEYFGRVVIRGKFAAEHEEEIRRRIRNIEERARFTQPLRRLVSADREGNVIEVLTTSQKLAHRIVHELKKLYKGKASYHWSPDDGCLYAVWERNE, from the coding sequence ATGGGATCGACGAAGGGACTAATTCGGGCCATGAACAAGAAGGGGAGCCGGAAAACGAAGAAGCCGCCCGTGGCGGTGAAGCTTCCGCCCCCTCCGGATCCATCCTGCTGCGAGCGCTGCGGCGCGTTGTATACCAAGCAAGCCTGGCGCCGCGCTGGGGAGCGCTCGCACACTCTGTTGCAGAAAGTCAACTGGACGGTGTGTCCCGCTTGCAAACAAGCGGAGCGGGGGGAGTACTTTGGCCGGGTGGTGATTCGCGGTAAGTTTGCCGCCGAACACGAAGAGGAAATCCGCCGTCGCATCCGCAACATCGAAGAACGGGCGCGGTTTACGCAGCCGCTGCGCCGGTTGGTTTCCGCTGATCGGGAGGGCAATGTTATCGAGGTTCTGACCACCTCGCAAAAACTCGCGCACCGGATCGTGCACGAACTGAAGAAGCTGTACAAAGGAAAGGCCTCGTACCACTGGTCGCCTGACGATGGGTGCTTGTACGCGGTGTGGGAACGTAACGAATAG
- a CDS encoding ribose-phosphate diphosphokinase produces MGAAKQSKAGTAPRSAAHCAVFALAPSWPLARALASAKGVPAHVIACHRFPDGETLVQVPARVAEQAIVVQRLHDPDAKLFPLLLVADALRRAGAQRVVLVAPYLPYMRQDAAFRPGEPISQRVLGRLLRLGFDRVLTVEPHLHRVQGLKQVVPGGEAISAAPAISEYLLRRGWRGVLVGPDAESARWVKAIACASGLPWMVGEKQRLGDRRVRISFRQELPSTAVMLVDDIASSGATLARAARGLRRMGAERVEAIVVHAIFAPGAAERMQAAGIARVVSCDTVPHRTNRIACAPLIAQAL; encoded by the coding sequence ATGGGGGCGGCTAAGCAGAGCAAGGCGGGCACGGCGCCTCGCTCGGCTGCGCATTGCGCCGTGTTTGCATTGGCACCCTCGTGGCCTCTGGCCCGTGCGCTTGCCAGCGCCAAAGGGGTGCCTGCGCATGTGATTGCTTGTCATCGCTTTCCGGATGGGGAAACGTTGGTGCAGGTCCCTGCTCGCGTCGCGGAACAAGCCATCGTGGTGCAGCGGCTCCACGATCCGGACGCCAAGCTGTTTCCTCTGCTGCTCGTTGCCGATGCGTTGCGCCGCGCTGGAGCGCAACGGGTGGTGTTGGTGGCTCCGTATCTACCGTACATGCGTCAGGATGCGGCGTTCCGTCCCGGCGAGCCGATCTCGCAACGGGTGCTCGGGCGGCTGCTCCGCTTGGGGTTCGATCGCGTGCTGACCGTTGAGCCACACTTGCATCGGGTGCAGGGGCTCAAGCAGGTGGTGCCAGGTGGGGAGGCAATTTCGGCGGCCCCGGCCATCAGCGAGTATTTGCTTCGCCGGGGTTGGCGCGGGGTTTTGGTGGGGCCGGATGCGGAATCTGCGCGGTGGGTCAAAGCGATCGCGTGTGCCAGTGGGTTACCCTGGATGGTCGGGGAGAAACAGCGGCTCGGCGATCGGCGGGTGCGGATTTCGTTTCGGCAAGAGTTGCCCTCTACGGCGGTGATGTTGGTGGACGACATTGCCAGCAGTGGGGCTACTTTAGCGCGGGCCGCCCGCGGGCTCCGACGCATGGGAGCGGAGCGGGTGGAGGCGATTGTCGTCCACGCCATTTTTGCCCCGGGCGCGGCGGAGCGCATGCAAGCTGCTGGGATTGCGCGCGTAGTATCCTGCGATACCGTGCCGCACCGCACCAATCGCATCGCTTGTGCTCCCTTGATTGCCCAGGCATTGTAG
- a CDS encoding MBL fold metallo-hydrolase yields MLRFLGATETVTGSRFLIDTPRARVLVDCGLYQGLKQLRLRNWEGLPVPPETIDAVVLTHAHLDHSGYLPAIVRDGFRGPIYCTLGTKTLCGIVLPDSGRVQEEDAAYANRKGFSKHTPALPLYTEEDANRVLPQLRSMDFDSLTEVAPEVGVIFHRAGHILGSAFVELRIGGMVSRVVVFSGDLGRPRHPILRPPVPRATCDVLLVESTYGDRLHEDVASLERFREAIQRTAARQGMVLIPSFAVDRTEVILYHLRSMMQAGEVPQLPVWVDSPMAIETLRVYRAALAQQNDEIQPELIGNDPFDPGQLIEARTPEQSRAINVERGPGIIISASGMATGGRVLHHLLQRLPDPRNTVVLVGFQAEGTRGRALLEGAREIKLLGRYVAVRAEVVDVPAFSVHADRNELLAWMRSNRRAPEMTYIVHGEPVASQALRSAIAGELGWPAVVPRYQETVRLD; encoded by the coding sequence GTGTTGCGCTTTCTTGGCGCAACGGAAACCGTAACCGGTAGCCGCTTCTTGATAGACACGCCGCGGGCGCGGGTGCTGGTGGACTGCGGCTTGTATCAAGGGCTCAAACAATTGCGCTTACGCAATTGGGAGGGACTGCCCGTTCCGCCGGAAACCATTGATGCGGTGGTGCTGACTCACGCCCACCTCGACCACTCTGGGTATTTGCCGGCCATTGTTCGCGACGGTTTTCGCGGACCCATCTACTGCACCCTGGGCACGAAGACTCTTTGCGGCATCGTTTTGCCTGACAGCGGGCGCGTGCAGGAGGAGGATGCCGCGTATGCCAACCGCAAGGGGTTCTCCAAACATACCCCCGCCTTGCCGTTGTACACCGAGGAAGATGCGAACCGGGTGTTACCGCAATTGCGCTCCATGGACTTTGACTCGCTCACGGAAGTGGCTCCCGAGGTAGGGGTGATCTTCCACCGCGCGGGCCACATCTTGGGCTCCGCCTTCGTGGAATTACGGATTGGGGGCATGGTGTCGCGCGTGGTGGTGTTCAGTGGTGATCTCGGCCGTCCCCGCCACCCCATCCTTCGCCCGCCAGTGCCGCGTGCGACCTGCGATGTGCTGCTCGTCGAATCCACTTACGGCGATCGTTTGCACGAAGACGTGGCTTCGCTTGAGCGGTTCCGGGAGGCCATTCAGCGCACAGCCGCGCGACAAGGGATGGTGCTCATTCCCTCGTTTGCCGTCGATCGCACAGAAGTGATCTTGTACCACCTGCGGTCGATGATGCAGGCCGGAGAGGTGCCACAACTTCCGGTTTGGGTGGATAGTCCGATGGCGATCGAAACGCTGCGGGTCTATCGCGCGGCGTTGGCACAACAAAATGACGAGATCCAGCCAGAGCTGATCGGAAACGATCCGTTCGATCCTGGTCAGCTCATCGAGGCGCGAACCCCCGAGCAGTCGAGAGCGATTAACGTGGAGCGCGGCCCCGGCATTATCATTTCTGCCTCCGGGATGGCGACCGGTGGGCGGGTGCTGCACCATTTGCTGCAACGCTTGCCCGACCCGCGGAACACCGTGGTGCTGGTTGGGTTTCAAGCCGAGGGCACGCGCGGGCGGGCGTTACTCGAAGGAGCGCGGGAGATCAAATTGCTCGGGAGATATGTCGCCGTCCGCGCCGAAGTTGTCGATGTACCGGCGTTTTCCGTGCATGCCGATCGCAACGAGCTGCTTGCCTGGATGCGTTCGAACCGCCGCGCTCCGGAGATGACTTACATCGTGCACGGCGAGCCGGTGGCGTCGCAAGCGCTGCGCAGCGCCATAGCCGGGGAACTCGGCTGGCCCGCGGTGGTCCCTCGCTACCAGGAAACCGTCCGGCTGGATTGA
- the recN gene encoding DNA repair protein RecN, whose product MLRSLTIRQLAVVDELTLEFEPGFNVLTGETGAGKSIVIRALSLLCGERANADLVRTAAEEGSVEGLFEEVPSEILDTVGLPSAPDIVVRRVLYRNGRTRAWVNGAAVSAAQLANLGSALVRIYGQHEQTSLLRNETHLDILDAFGALAPLRARMNQAYHAWRALAQRLAEVRRMADIGRERLELLRFQVAELEQAGVTEGEEAALQQEREKLRHVEKLQRLCVESEAALDSGEQPVLSLAARITHALEEASAIDPQLSDSAQLVAQASTLLREAAFQVRRYLDRLEFDPERLAFIEDRLALIARLKRKYACTADDLPQVLQRIRAEAALLEQGTENTETLEREAVRALAEAERVAGELSRERAEAARRLAEKIRKELQALGMGKAVFEVRFQRQAATTNGGASDPLKVAELTASGADEAEFYLSANPGEEPRPLARVASGGELSRVMLALKVLGGGGSPGALWIFDEVDAGIGGTTATAVGKRLRALARQQQVLCITHLPQIAAFADHHLALEKLVRGGRTFTTARAISGEERVRELARMLGSPTAESERYVRELLAKLES is encoded by the coding sequence ATGCTGCGATCCCTAACGATTCGACAATTGGCAGTGGTCGACGAACTCACCCTGGAGTTCGAGCCGGGCTTCAACGTCCTGACCGGCGAGACTGGGGCTGGGAAGAGCATCGTCATTCGTGCCTTGTCGTTGCTCTGCGGCGAAAGGGCCAATGCTGACCTCGTTCGCACCGCGGCCGAGGAAGGAAGTGTCGAAGGCCTGTTCGAGGAAGTTCCCAGCGAGATCCTCGACACCGTCGGCCTTCCAAGCGCACCCGACATTGTCGTGCGACGGGTACTCTACCGCAACGGTCGCACCCGTGCGTGGGTCAACGGCGCGGCAGTGTCGGCCGCGCAATTGGCCAACTTAGGCAGCGCACTCGTGCGCATTTACGGGCAACATGAGCAGACTTCGCTGCTGCGCAACGAAACCCACCTCGACATCCTCGACGCCTTTGGTGCGCTCGCGCCGCTACGTGCGCGGATGAATCAAGCATACCATGCGTGGCGCGCTCTGGCGCAGCGCCTTGCCGAAGTGCGTCGCATGGCAGACATTGGGCGCGAGCGTCTCGAGCTGCTCCGGTTTCAGGTGGCGGAACTCGAACAAGCTGGTGTGACCGAGGGCGAGGAGGCGGCGTTGCAGCAAGAGCGGGAAAAGCTCCGCCATGTGGAAAAGTTGCAGCGGCTGTGTGTCGAGAGCGAGGCTGCGCTGGACTCCGGCGAACAACCCGTGCTCAGCCTCGCTGCCCGCATCACCCATGCTTTAGAAGAGGCGAGCGCAATCGATCCGCAACTCAGCGATAGCGCACAACTCGTGGCCCAAGCCTCGACGCTGCTGCGCGAGGCCGCCTTTCAAGTGCGCCGCTACCTCGATCGGCTTGAATTCGACCCCGAGCGGCTGGCATTCATCGAAGACCGCCTCGCCCTAATTGCCCGCCTCAAGCGCAAGTACGCCTGTACGGCCGATGATCTTCCCCAGGTTTTGCAGCGCATTCGAGCAGAAGCGGCTTTGCTCGAGCAGGGCACGGAAAACACGGAAACCCTCGAGCGCGAGGCTGTCCGTGCTCTCGCCGAGGCAGAGCGCGTCGCTGGCGAGCTTTCGCGTGAACGGGCCGAAGCTGCCCGGCGGCTCGCCGAGAAAATCCGCAAAGAGCTACAAGCGCTCGGTATGGGCAAAGCCGTGTTCGAGGTGCGCTTCCAGCGGCAAGCGGCAACGACCAATGGCGGCGCGTCCGACCCTCTGAAAGTAGCGGAACTCACGGCGAGCGGTGCCGACGAAGCGGAATTTTACTTGTCGGCCAACCCTGGCGAAGAGCCCCGGCCGCTGGCCCGGGTTGCTTCTGGTGGGGAACTCTCCCGCGTGATGCTGGCCCTCAAGGTGCTCGGTGGCGGGGGCAGTCCTGGGGCGCTGTGGATTTTCGACGAAGTCGATGCCGGCATCGGTGGCACGACGGCGACTGCCGTCGGAAAGCGGCTGCGCGCCCTCGCGCGCCAACAGCAAGTACTCTGCATCACCCACCTGCCGCAAATCGCCGCCTTTGCCGACCACCATCTCGCGCTGGAAAAACTCGTCCGTGGGGGGCGCACGTTCACGACCGCGCGCGCCATTTCCGGTGAAGAACGAGTCCGTGAGTTGGCGCGCATGTTGGGAAGCCCAACGGCGGAGTCGGAGCGCTACGTCCGCGAACTTCTTGCCAAACTGGAGTCGTGA
- a CDS encoding NAD(+)/NADH kinase: MNSIGIVAKRGQPRAAAVARELSAWLRTRQVNVVVERALRSDVPDAAAAEREQLINMVDLVVVLGGDGSILSVARLLKTREVPILGVNLGGLGFLTATTVDELFPFMEALLGGHMLIDRRMMLSVRWQRGEQIQTERLALNDAVINKGVLARMIDLRTLVDGQELCVYKADGLIVTTPTGSTAYSLSAGGPIVHPAVEVLLLSPICPHTLTNRPIVLPDRAVVQVAVETPGEDVVLTIDGQEAFPLLTGDIVEIRKAPVRAPLVQSPQRSYFEVLRSKLRWGER; this comes from the coding sequence ATGAACTCAATTGGAATCGTCGCCAAGCGGGGCCAACCCCGAGCAGCGGCCGTTGCGCGAGAGCTCAGCGCGTGGTTGCGCACCCGACAAGTGAACGTGGTCGTGGAGCGGGCTCTTCGCTCAGACGTGCCCGACGCCGCTGCTGCCGAACGTGAGCAGCTCATCAACATGGTCGACCTTGTCGTCGTGCTCGGCGGCGACGGTTCCATTCTGAGTGTGGCGCGACTGCTCAAGACACGAGAAGTGCCCATTTTGGGAGTCAACCTCGGCGGACTCGGGTTCCTTACCGCAACCACGGTGGACGAACTGTTCCCCTTCATGGAGGCCCTTTTAGGCGGGCACATGCTGATCGACCGCCGCATGATGCTCTCCGTGCGTTGGCAACGCGGCGAACAAATACAGACCGAGCGTTTGGCGTTGAACGACGCCGTGATTAACAAAGGCGTGCTCGCTCGCATGATCGACCTGCGCACGTTGGTTGATGGCCAAGAGTTGTGCGTGTACAAGGCCGACGGGCTCATCGTCACGACTCCCACCGGCTCCACTGCCTACTCGCTCTCGGCTGGCGGCCCGATTGTGCACCCCGCAGTCGAGGTGCTCCTGCTCAGCCCCATTTGCCCGCACACGCTGACAAATCGGCCGATCGTGCTTCCCGACCGCGCCGTGGTGCAGGTGGCCGTGGAAACCCCGGGTGAGGACGTGGTCCTCACCATCGACGGGCAAGAAGCGTTCCCGCTGCTTACCGGCGATATCGTCGAAATCCGTAAAGCACCGGTGCGAGCGCCGCTCGTGCAGTCGCCGCAACGCAGCTACTTTGAAGTGCTGCGCAGTAAGTTGCGCTGGGGCGAACGTTAA
- a CDS encoding nitronate monooxygenase family protein encodes MRTPICDRLKIELPIFAFSHCRDVVAEVSKAGGFGVLGAVGFTPEQLEVELQWIDEHVGDHPYGVDIVIPGKYEGMGELDPVKLEEQLRAMIPPEHIAFAEKILEEHGVPKLPPGERPVGQLLGWTAATATPQVEVALKHEKVRLIANALGTPPKDVIDEIHATGRLVAALCGSAKHALSHKEAGVDIVVAQGTEGGGHTGEIGSIVLWPEVIDAVAPLPVLAAGGIGTGRQIAAALAMGAQGVWTGSLWLTVREADVPPAQMECYLRATSRDTVRSRSFTGKPCRMLRNAWTEAWERPDAPKPLGMPLQFMVTADAVARGHRYAEKAKDVLFNPVGQIVGRLNTVRSVKEVIYDLVQEYLEAVERLQRLTNLESQAA; translated from the coding sequence ATGCGTACGCCAATCTGCGACCGCCTCAAGATCGAGCTGCCAATTTTTGCCTTTAGTCACTGTCGCGACGTGGTCGCCGAGGTCAGCAAGGCAGGCGGTTTCGGCGTTTTAGGGGCGGTCGGGTTCACACCCGAACAGCTCGAAGTCGAACTCCAGTGGATTGATGAACACGTAGGCGACCATCCGTACGGAGTCGATATTGTGATCCCGGGCAAGTACGAAGGCATGGGTGAGCTCGACCCGGTGAAGTTGGAAGAGCAACTCCGCGCGATGATTCCGCCTGAGCACATTGCGTTCGCGGAGAAGATTTTGGAAGAACACGGTGTGCCAAAGCTGCCACCGGGAGAGCGCCCTGTGGGCCAACTGTTAGGTTGGACCGCGGCCACCGCCACTCCGCAAGTGGAGGTGGCGCTTAAGCATGAGAAGGTACGTCTGATCGCCAATGCGTTGGGGACCCCGCCGAAGGACGTGATCGACGAGATCCATGCCACCGGTCGCTTGGTTGCGGCACTGTGTGGTTCGGCGAAGCACGCGCTGTCACACAAAGAAGCGGGCGTGGATATCGTGGTGGCCCAAGGTACGGAAGGCGGCGGCCACACCGGCGAAATCGGTAGCATCGTGCTGTGGCCGGAGGTGATCGATGCGGTGGCCCCATTGCCGGTGCTTGCTGCGGGAGGAATCGGCACCGGGAGGCAAATCGCCGCTGCACTCGCCATGGGTGCGCAAGGGGTGTGGACCGGTTCGTTGTGGCTCACGGTGCGCGAGGCGGATGTGCCGCCGGCACAGATGGAATGCTATTTGCGGGCCACGAGCCGTGATACCGTGCGCTCGCGTTCGTTCACGGGGAAGCCATGCCGCATGCTGCGCAACGCTTGGACCGAAGCATGGGAGCGCCCCGATGCACCGAAACCTTTGGGGATGCCGCTGCAATTCATGGTGACGGCCGATGCCGTTGCCCGCGGCCACCGCTACGCCGAAAAAGCGAAGGATGTCTTGTTCAACCCGGTAGGGCAGATTGTCGGCCGCTTGAACACCGTGCGGAGCGTGAAGGAAGTCATCTACGACTTGGTGCAAGAGTACCTCGAGGCAGTGGAGCGTTTGCAGCGCCTAACGAACCTTGAAAGCCAAGCGGCTTGA
- a CDS encoding ABC transporter ATP-binding protein, producing MASVTLKHVSKIFPNGAVALDGIDLEVGDGELLVVVGPSGCGKSTLLRIVAGLEEVSQGEVWIGSTLVNGLSPQRRNVAMVFQDYALYPHLTVADNLAFPLRMRGMPRAERRERIQRVARLLEIESLLDRYPAELSGGQRQRVAMGRALVREPTVSLFDEPLSNLDAKLRVSVRAEIAAIQERTGTTMIYVTHDQTEAMTLGHRVAVLDRGRLQQVAPPRTLYDEPANAFVAGFIGNPPMNLFAARVGAAAGRWWLEAGDGRFPLLAERIRFPVESSDPVIAGVRPEAIACSRTAQECALPAQVEHVEQLGHETLLYLRLAGAPAIRWVARLPGMQAIKKGDRVFVQVPPERWYVFPASADEGQLQGQAPPPQSRNTAK from the coding sequence ATGGCCAGTGTCACGTTGAAGCACGTATCGAAGATATTTCCCAACGGCGCCGTGGCTCTGGACGGCATCGATCTCGAAGTGGGAGATGGCGAGCTGCTCGTCGTGGTGGGGCCCTCGGGCTGCGGCAAGTCGACGCTGCTCCGCATCGTGGCAGGCTTGGAAGAGGTCAGCCAGGGAGAGGTGTGGATCGGGTCGACGTTGGTCAATGGTTTGTCCCCGCAACGGCGCAATGTCGCCATGGTCTTTCAAGACTATGCGCTGTACCCCCACCTCACGGTGGCGGACAACCTAGCGTTCCCGCTGCGCATGCGGGGAATGCCGCGCGCAGAGCGCCGCGAGCGCATTCAGCGGGTGGCCCGCCTGCTGGAAATTGAGTCGTTGCTCGACCGTTATCCGGCGGAACTTTCCGGCGGGCAGCGCCAGCGCGTGGCCATGGGGCGCGCGCTGGTGCGTGAGCCCACGGTGTCGCTGTTCGACGAGCCGCTTTCCAACCTGGATGCCAAGCTGCGCGTGAGTGTGCGGGCGGAAATTGCGGCCATTCAGGAACGCACCGGGACGACGATGATTTACGTCACCCATGACCAGACGGAGGCGATGACGCTCGGTCACCGTGTTGCCGTGCTCGATCGTGGGCGCCTGCAACAAGTTGCGCCACCGCGCACGCTGTACGACGAGCCCGCAAATGCCTTTGTCGCCGGGTTTATCGGCAACCCGCCGATGAATTTGTTTGCTGCCCGAGTAGGGGCGGCGGCCGGGCGGTGGTGGTTGGAAGCTGGCGACGGCCGTTTCCCTCTGCTGGCAGAACGGATCCGTTTTCCGGTGGAGAGCAGCGACCCGGTCATAGCCGGAGTTCGTCCGGAAGCCATCGCCTGCAGCCGCACAGCCCAGGAATGCGCGCTGCCCGCGCAGGTCGAACACGTGGAGCAGCTCGGACACGAAACCCTGCTCTATCTTCGCTTGGCCGGTGCCCCGGCCATTCGCTGGGTGGCACGCCTTCCCGGCATGCAAGCGATCAAAAAGGGAGACCGCGTATTCGTGCAGGTTCCGCCTGAGCGCTGGTATGTGTTTCCCGCGTCTGCAGACGAAGGCCAACTTCAAGGGCAAGCGCCTCCGCCCCAAAGTCGCAACACAGCCAAGTAG
- a CDS encoding dual specificity protein phosphatase family protein encodes MSYWLRAWGPPGRPTPQPSCNEIVPELVIGEYLLPSDAPWLARDLRINAVLSLQHDSDLVAKNLSLTALAQAFSSHGIMFHRIPVADGANQELLRALTPAVEWISQRAAEGCRVYLHCNAGINRAPTVAIAYLQASRKLSLEAARTWVQERRTCVPYLAVLRLWGGGACP; translated from the coding sequence ATGAGCTACTGGTTGCGCGCTTGGGGCCCTCCCGGGCGACCCACTCCTCAACCCTCGTGTAACGAAATTGTTCCCGAGCTCGTGATCGGAGAATACCTACTCCCGAGCGACGCTCCGTGGCTCGCCAGAGACCTTCGCATCAACGCTGTCCTGAGCTTGCAGCACGATTCCGACCTCGTGGCAAAAAATCTCTCGCTTACCGCCCTCGCCCAGGCGTTCTCATCCCACGGCATCATGTTCCACCGCATTCCAGTGGCGGACGGTGCCAACCAAGAGCTCCTTCGAGCACTGACGCCGGCTGTCGAATGGATCTCCCAACGTGCGGCTGAAGGCTGCCGGGTGTATTTGCACTGCAACGCCGGCATCAACCGAGCTCCCACTGTGGCCATCGCCTACTTGCAGGCGAGCCGCAAGCTCAGCTTGGAAGCGGCGCGAACTTGGGTGCAGGAGCGACGCACCTGCGTGCCCTACTTGGCTGTGTTGCGACTTTGGGGCGGAGGCGCTTGCCCTTGA